The Methanofollis sp. genome window below encodes:
- a CDS encoding ABC transporter ATP-binding protein, protein MPPVIIAERLEKNFGNVRAVRGISFAVEEGEAFGFLGPNGAGKTTTMRMVQCVSPRTGGRLQVFGMDPAVDARAIKARLGVVPQENNLDPDLTGAENLLTYARYFGIPRRTAEERVARLLAFVQVEGKKDIVIENLSGGMRRRLILARALVNDPDILILDEPTTGLDPQARHLIWERLRALQREGTTLVLTTHAMDEAEHLCDRLVIMDHGQVLVEGSPKDLIRTTIGGHIIEAGADEAVIACLRSRGIPYETAGNLVHIPTDRPNEVTRALLDACGAITLTTRPATLEDVFLKLTGRTLRE, encoded by the coding sequence ATGCCGCCTGTCATCATCGCGGAAAGGCTGGAAAAAAACTTCGGGAACGTCAGGGCCGTGCGGGGGATCAGCTTCGCCGTCGAGGAAGGGGAAGCCTTCGGCTTCCTCGGCCCCAACGGCGCCGGCAAGACCACCACCATGCGCATGGTCCAGTGCGTCTCGCCGCGGACAGGCGGCAGACTCCAGGTCTTCGGCATGGACCCGGCCGTCGACGCCCGCGCCATCAAGGCCCGCCTCGGCGTCGTCCCGCAGGAGAACAACCTCGACCCCGACCTCACCGGCGCCGAAAACCTCCTCACCTACGCGCGCTACTTCGGCATACCGAGACGCACCGCCGAGGAGAGAGTCGCCCGCCTCCTCGCCTTCGTCCAGGTGGAGGGGAAGAAAGACATCGTCATCGAGAACCTCTCCGGCGGCATGCGCCGCCGCCTCATCCTCGCCCGCGCCCTCGTCAACGACCCCGACATCCTCATCCTGGACGAACCCACCACCGGCCTCGACCCCCAGGCCCGCCACCTCATCTGGGAAAGACTCCGCGCCCTCCAGAGAGAGGGCACGACCCTCGTCCTCACCACCCACGCCATGGACGAGGCCGAACACCTCTGCGACCGCCTCGTCATCATGGACCACGGCCAGGTCCTCGTCGAAGGCTCGCCGAAAGACCTGATCAGGACGACGATCGGCGGGCACATCATCGAGGCCGGGGCCGACGAAGCCGTCATCGCGTGTCTCAGGAGCCGCGGCATCCCGTACGAGACCGCCGGCAACCTCGTCCACATCCCCACAGACAGGCCGAACGAAGTGACCCGCGCCCTCCTCGACGCCTGCGGCGCCATCACCCTCACCACCAGGCCCGCCACCCTCGAAGACGTCTTTTTAAAACTCACCGGGAGGACACTCAGGGAATGA